A genomic segment from Odontesthes bonariensis isolate fOdoBon6 chromosome 8, fOdoBon6.hap1, whole genome shotgun sequence encodes:
- the adipor2 gene encoding adiponectin receptor protein 2, with protein MSDFLDHPPPGLQSLSSVVPYYPKSNCLSCKTTSTGIQVWSELVSAPTSLLSGPSGVPFGFQWRTVQHFNLDGGDTSGANGPAFVLRHRTSNLVENATNCTPADPISPRDKGDTPTSGSSTSHLSTAECPSHNGSVPECDKERKTNEEENKGSEGEELEEDERSSDEGFMGMTPLLQAHHAMERMEEFVHKMWEGRWRVIPHDVLPDWLKDNDFLLHGHRPPMPSFRACFKSIFRIHTETGNIWTHLLGCLFFLCLGLMYMFRPNMSFVAPVQEKVVIGMFFLGAILCLSFSWLFHTVYCHSEGVSRVFSKLDYSGIAFLIMGSFVPWLYYSFYCSPQPCFIYLIVVCVLGLAAITVSQCDFFATPQYRGVRAGVFVGLGLSGVVPTLHFVISEGLIKATTMGQMGWLLLMATLYITGACLYAARIPERFFPGKCDIWFHSHQLFHILVVAGAFVHFHGVSNLQEFRYTAGAGCAEDGTL; from the exons TCATCCCCCCCCTGGATTGCAGTCCCTCTCCAGCGTGGTCCCATACTATCCCAAGTCAAACTGTCTGTCCTGTAAAACGACATCAACTGGAATCCAG GTGTGGTCAGAGTTGGTGTCTGCACCCACAAGTCTTCTGTCCGGTCCCAGCGGAGTTCCTTTCGGTTTTCAGTGGAGGACAGTCCAGCATTTCAATCTGGACGGAGGAGATACGAGTGGGGCCAACGGCCCGGCCTTTGTGCTGCGACACAGAACGTCGAATCTCGTTGAAAATGCCACAAATTGCACACCTGCTGATCCCATCAGTCCACGGGATAaaggagacacacccacctcaGGTTCCTCAACCAGTCACCTCAGCACCGCAGAGTGCCCCTCGCACAATGGG AGTGTCCCGGAGTGCGATAAGGAGAGAAAGACAAATGAAGAGGAAAACAAGGGAAGCGAAGGAGAGGAGCTTGAAGAGGATGAAAGAAGTAGCGATGAAGGTTTTATGGGAATGACTCCACTGCTGCAAGCCCATCATGCCATGGAGAGAATGGAGGAGTTTGTACACAAG ATGTGGGAAGGACGGTGGCGTGTCATACCTCACGACGTGCTCCCGGATTGGCTGAAGGATAACGACTTCCTGCTTCACGGCCACAGGCCACCAATGCCTTCGTTTCGCGCCTGCTTCAAGAGCATCTTTAGAATCCACACAGAGACGGGAAACATTTGGACACACCTGCTAG GCTGTCTGTTTTTCCTCTGCCTGGGTCTCATGTACATGTTCAGGCCCAACATGTCTTTCGTGGCTCCCGTCCAGGAGAAGGTGGTAATTGGGATGTTTTTCCTCGGAGCCATCCTCTGCCTCTCTTTCTCCTGGCTCTTCCACACAGTCTACTGCCACTCGGAGGGCGTGTCGAGAGTCTTCTCCAA GTTGGACTACAGCGGGATTGCCTTTCTGATCATGGGCTCCTTCGTTCCCTGGTTGTACTACTCCTTCTACTGCTCCCCTCAGCCCTGCTTCATCTACCTTATAGTGGTGTGTGTACTGGGACTGGCTGCCATCACCGTCTCCCAGTGCGACTTCTTTGCCACTCCGCAGTATAGAGGAGTCAGAGCAG gtgtttttgtgggtCTGGGTCTGAGCGGCGTTGTCCCCACCTTGCACTTTGTCATCAGTGAGGGTCTGATCAAAGCTACCACCATGGGTCAGATGGGCTGGCTGCTCCTCATGGCCACGCTCTACATCACCGGCGCCTGTCTGTACGCCGCTCGCATCCCCGAGAGGTTCTTCCCTGGCAAGTGTGACATCTGG TTCCACTCCCACCAGTTGTTCCACATCTTGGTCGTCGCCGGGGCTTTTGTCCATTTTCACGGCGTCTCCAACCTGCAGGAGTTTCGATACACGGCGGGAGCCGGCTGCGCTGAAGACGGCACTCTTTAA